In Manis pentadactyla isolate mManPen7 chromosome 3, mManPen7.hap1, whole genome shotgun sequence, a single window of DNA contains:
- the S1PR3 gene encoding sphingosine 1-phosphate receptor 3 yields MKPELLCFFWRWTFPGRPLPDPGGKHCEFQVMATVLSALSRLSPWNETLHQHYNYVGKLEGRLRDAPEGSALTTVLFLIICSFIVLENLMVLIAIWKNNKFHNRMYFFIGNLALSDLLAGIAYKVNILMSGKKTLSLSPTVWFLREGSMFVALGASTCSLLAIAIERHLTMIKMRPYDANKRHRVFLLIGMCWLIALSLGALPILGWNCLHHLPDCSTILPLYSKKYIAFCISIFTAVLVTIAVLYARIYFLVKSSSRRVASPHNSERSLALLRTVVIVVTVFIACWAPLFILFLVDVACEVKQCAILFKAQWFIVLAVLNSAMNPVIYTLASKEMRRAFLRLVCACLLRGRGARSSPARPVLHPSRSKSSGSNNSSPSPKNKEDPPQTAALPCITDRNETLHNGTLC; encoded by the coding sequence ATGAAGCCTGAGCTGCTGTGCTTTTTCTGGAGATGGACGTTCCCAGGGCGCCCTCTGCCGGATCCTGGAGGCAAACACTGTGAGTTCCAAGTGATGGCGACCGTCCTGTCAGCGCTCTCCAGACTTTCCCCCTGGAATGAGACCCTGCACCAGCATTACAACTACGTGGGCAAGCTGGAGGGCAGGCTGAGAGACGCCCCTGAGGGCAGTGCACTCACCACTGTGCTGTTCTTGATCATCTGCAGCTTCATCGTCTTGGAGAACCTGATGGTTTTGATCGCCATATGGAAAAACAATAAATTTCACAACCGCATGTACTTCTTCATTGGCAACCTGGCTCTCTCTGACCTGCTGGCCGGCATTGCTTACAAGGTCAACATTCTGATGTCAGGCAAGAAGACACTGAGCCTGTCCCCAACTGTGTGGTTCCTGCGGGAAGGCAGCATGTTTGTGGCCCTCGGAGCGTCCACCTGCAGCTTGCTGGCCATTGCTATCGAGCGGCACTTGACCATGATCAAAATGAGGCCTTACGACGCCAACAAGAGGCACCGTGTCTTTCTCCTGATCGGGATGTGCTGGCTCATTGCTCTCTCGCTGGGTGCCTTGCCCATCCTGGGTTGGAACTGCCTGCACCACCTTCCGGACTGCTCCACCATCCTGCCCCTCTATTCCAAGAAATACATCGCCTTCTGCATCAGCATCTTCACGGCCGTCCTGGTGACCATCGCGGTCCTGTACGCGCGCATCTACTTCCTGGTGAAGTCCAGCAGCCGCAGGGTGGCCAGCCCCCACAACTCGGAGCGCTCCCTGGCCCTGCTGCGGACCGTGGTGATCGTGGTGACCGTGTTCATCGCCTGCTGGGCCCCGCTCTTCATCCTCTTCCTCGTCGATGTGGCCTGTGAGGTGAAGCAGTGCGCCATCCTGTTCAAGGCCCAGTGGTTCATTGTGCTGGCTGTGCTCAACTCAGCCATGAACCCCGTCATCTATACGCTGGCCAGCAAGGAGATGCGGCGAGCTTTCCTGCGGCTGGTGTGCGCCTGCCTGCTCAGGGGCCGGGGTGCCCGCTCCTCACCTGCCCGCCCCGTGCTCCACCCCAGCCGAAGCAAATCCAGCGGTAGCAATAATAGCAGCCCCTCCCCAAAGAACAAGGAAGACCCTCCGCAAACGGCTGCCTTGCCTTGCATAACAGACAGAAACGAGACTCTGCACAACGGCACCCTTTGCTAG